The stretch of DNA AGCTACGAAGGGGGGTACGTGCGTGGGCTCACCGATGGCAAGGTGCTGCGCGATCAAGCCATCGCCCGAGGCTGGCGAGCACAGACCTTCCTCTCCGAGAAGCGCGATTTCTCCGCACGCTACGGCCCACGGTCAGAGAAGACCTGGAAGGACAGCCTTTACCGGCAAGGATGGCACATGGCCGTCGACAAGGCCACCGAAGACGTTCCACACTGACCCATCACGCGAACGCTGAACCCCAGGCTTCCCTGACGCCGCTCTGGCCTCATGCCGCGAGCTGCATTCTCCCGTGCATGTAGTTCTCGAGCAGGAAGCTTGTTCCGGGTATCACCGATGCGTACGCGGCTCCGATCGCGAAGCCGTCGCCGCTCTCTCGCGACCAGACGGTCTTCACCCCGAGATCGACGGGACCGCTGGCAAACGTGACCCGCACGTAGACGCGTTCCCCCGGGATCGGCTGCAGGGAGGCGCAGTGCAGGCGCACGCCCTTCGCGCTCACGTCGAGCAGCGTCGCGTTGAACACGGCCCCCTCCACGAGGTACGGTGCCCCCTTGCGCTGGCGAACACGAACCGTGGCC from Pseudomonadota bacterium encodes:
- a CDS encoding PilZ domain-containing protein, with the translated sequence MQFLTSLVRRLRAAFTPRPAQREIEVERRDGFRHRDGVIVQLVVPGKVSTATVRVRQRKGAPYLVEGAVFNATLLDVSAKGVRLHCASLQPIPGERVYVRVTFASGPVDLGVKTVWSRESGDGFAIGAAYASVIPGTSFLLENYMHGRMQLAA